The sequence below is a genomic window from Micromonospora aurantiaca ATCC 27029.
CGCCGAGGCGATCGAGGCGTTCGTGCTGGGCGGCGGCAAGCGGCTGCGTCCGGCGTTCGGCTACTGGGGTTACCGGGGCGCCGGCGGGGTCGACTCCGACCAGGTCGTCGCCACCCTTGCCGCACTGGAGTTCGTGCAGGCCAGCGCGCTGATCCACGACGACCTGATGGACCGGTCGGACACCCGGCGCGGCGAGCCGGCGATGCACAGGCGGTTCGCCGCCCGGCACCGCACGGCCGGCTGGGGCGGCGACGCGGACTCCTTCGGCGACGCCGCGGCGATCCTGCTGGGCGACCTGTGCCTGGTCTGGTCCGACGAGCTGCTGCACTCCTCCGGCCTGCCGCCGGCCACCGTGGCCCGGGCCCGGCCGGTCTTCGACGAGATGCGTACCGAGGTGACCGTCGGGCAGTACCTGGACGTGCTGACCCAGGCCACCGGGGACACCTCGCTGGACCGGGCCGCCAAGGTGGCCCGGTACAAGTCGGCGAAGTACACGGTCGAGCGTCCGCTGCTGCTCGGTGCCGCGCTGGCCGGCGCGCCGCCCGAGGTGCACGCCGCGTACTCGGCGTACGGGCTGCCGCTGGGTGAGGCGTTCCAGCTCCGCGACGACGTGCTGGGGGTGTTCGGCGACCCGGAGCGCACCGGCAAGCCGGCCGGCGACGACCTGCGCGAGGGCAAGCGGACGTACCTGGTGGCGGCCGCACTGGAGGCGCTCGACCCGGCCGGCCGGGAGGCACTGCTGGCCGGTCTCGGCGTACCGGACCTGGACGCGGCCGGGGTGGACCGGCTGCGTGAGCTGATCACGACGAGCGGCGCGCTGGATCGGGCCGAGCGGCACATCACCGCGCTCACCGAGAGCGCCCTGGCCGCGCTCACCGCTGTCGACCTGGACACCGAGGCCCGCCAGGCCCTGGTCGACCTGGCCATCGCCGCCACCCGCCGCCCCGCCTGACCGCCCCCTCGCCCACCTGCCCCACCCGCCCCACACCCGCCCCCGAAGCGGTCGATCATGAAGTTGGCGGCATTTTCGGAGATCGACTCCGCCGCCAACTTCATGATCGACGAGAACGGTGAGGCGGTCCTCGGGGTTAGAAGGCGA
It includes:
- a CDS encoding polyprenyl synthetase family protein; its protein translation is MTHAAPVSPVDRAGLRQRIDKALTEFLAGQRGWLTAVDDGLLPVAEAIEAFVLGGGKRLRPAFGYWGYRGAGGVDSDQVVATLAALEFVQASALIHDDLMDRSDTRRGEPAMHRRFAARHRTAGWGGDADSFGDAAAILLGDLCLVWSDELLHSSGLPPATVARARPVFDEMRTEVTVGQYLDVLTQATGDTSLDRAAKVARYKSAKYTVERPLLLGAALAGAPPEVHAAYSAYGLPLGEAFQLRDDVLGVFGDPERTGKPAGDDLREGKRTYLVAAALEALDPAGREALLAGLGVPDLDAAGVDRLRELITTSGALDRAERHITALTESALAALTAVDLDTEARQALVDLAIAATRRPA